A part of Paenibacillus sp. 481 genomic DNA contains:
- a CDS encoding aminotransferase class IV — protein sequence MNVVGWNGVLQPAKEAVIPVMDHGFLYGMTLFETMRTYNGRPFLLRRHLERLSSACESLGISYELQLETTRKHIQDVMAANGLAEAYVRYTISAGENEFGLPVGDYSRPMTIVFAKPLPVVLDQLYDTGKPLQLLRTRRNSPESTIRFKSGHYMNNIIAKRELASLPSALQGAEGLMLNEHGFLTEGIVSNVLFIKRGELYTPSVDTGILPGITRGLVLELAWRLGIKTHEGMYTWADLLEADEVFMTTSVQELVPITKLIDTEQVITEIGSGQIGPITSSLLTAYRSAALRDEDE from the coding sequence ATGAACGTTGTCGGGTGGAACGGGGTGCTGCAGCCAGCAAAGGAGGCCGTGATTCCCGTAATGGATCACGGCTTTTTGTACGGAATGACCTTGTTTGAAACGATGCGGACATACAATGGACGACCGTTTCTTTTGAGAAGACATTTGGAACGATTGTCTTCGGCTTGTGAATCGCTCGGAATTAGTTATGAGCTTCAATTAGAGACAACGCGCAAGCATATCCAAGATGTTATGGCTGCGAATGGACTTGCCGAAGCTTATGTTCGTTATACAATAAGCGCAGGGGAGAATGAATTCGGTCTGCCTGTCGGCGACTATTCAAGACCGATGACGATCGTTTTTGCGAAACCGCTCCCTGTCGTGCTCGATCAACTCTACGATACAGGCAAGCCGCTACAGCTACTCCGCACCCGTCGCAACAGCCCAGAATCAACGATACGTTTCAAATCGGGTCACTATATGAACAATATTATCGCGAAGCGTGAACTTGCTTCACTTCCCTCTGCTCTACAGGGAGCAGAAGGTCTAATGCTTAATGAACATGGCTTCCTCACGGAAGGGATTGTGAGCAACGTGTTGTTCATCAAGCGAGGAGAGTTGTATACACCAAGTGTAGACACGGGCATTTTGCCAGGTATTACTCGCGGACTCGTCTTAGAACTTGCATGGCGCTTAGGTATAAAGACGCATGAGGGCATGTATACATGGGCAGACCTATTAGAAGCTGATGAAGTGTTTATGACGACATCTGTTCAAGAGTTAGTGCCTATAACGAAGCTTATTGATACAGAGCAGGTGATCACGGAAATAGGTAGCGGTCAGATTGGGCCGATTACATCGAGCTTATTAACCGCATATCGTAGTGCCGCTTTGCGAGACGAAGATGAATAA
- the pabA gene encoding aminodeoxychorismate/anthranilate synthase component II — protein sequence MILVIDNYDSFTYNLVQYLGELGEEVKVFRNDEIDIAGIEQLQPDHLLLSPGPCTPNEAGISLEVINHFKGIIPIFGVCLGHQSIGQAFGGNVVRAERLMHGKTSPIQHQGTSVFAGLPSPFIATRYHSLIVDRETLPDCLEITAETAEGEIMGLRHKQYPIEGVQFHPESIITDHGHQILRNFLQTKVGK from the coding sequence ATGATACTCGTCATTGATAACTATGACTCGTTTACGTATAACTTGGTGCAATACTTAGGAGAGCTTGGCGAAGAAGTAAAAGTATTTCGCAATGACGAAATTGATATTGCAGGCATCGAGCAATTGCAGCCCGATCACCTGCTGCTCTCACCAGGGCCATGTACACCTAATGAGGCAGGTATATCGCTAGAAGTTATTAATCATTTTAAAGGCATCATCCCGATCTTCGGTGTATGCCTTGGCCATCAATCGATTGGACAAGCGTTTGGCGGCAATGTCGTCCGTGCTGAACGACTCATGCATGGCAAGACGTCTCCCATTCAACATCAAGGTACGTCCGTATTTGCAGGCTTGCCAAGTCCATTTATAGCAACTCGCTACCATTCCCTAATCGTGGATCGCGAGACGTTGCCGGACTGCTTGGAGATTACAGCAGAAACGGCCGAAGGTGAAATTATGGGCCTGCGTCATAAGCAATATCCTATAGAAGGTGTCCAATTCCACCCTGAATCGATTATTACTGATCACGGGCATCAAATATTGCGCAACTTTTTGCAAACAAAGGTAGGCAAATAA
- the cysK gene encoding cysteine synthase A, translating to MARIVNNVTELIGDTPLVRLNRIVPEGSAEIYVKLEYQNPGSSVKDRIAISMVEVAEQEGVLKPGDTIVEPTSGNTGIGLALVAAAKGYKAILVMPETMSVERRNLLRAYGAELVLTPGAEGMNGAVRKAEELAAENPNYFMPQQFKNAANPKVHIETTGPEIVEAIQSLDGKLDAFVAGIGTGGTISGAGEVLKSNFPGLRVVAVEPAASPILSGGQPGPHKIQGIGANFVPEILNREIYDQIIPVENEVAFEVARAVAKVEGLLVGISSGAAIHAALQVAKELGAGKRVVAIVPSNGERYLSTPLFNFDN from the coding sequence TACCAGAGGGTAGTGCAGAGATTTATGTGAAGCTGGAGTATCAGAACCCAGGTTCAAGCGTAAAAGACCGTATTGCAATTAGCATGGTCGAAGTAGCAGAGCAAGAAGGTGTGTTGAAACCTGGAGATACTATTGTCGAGCCAACGAGCGGCAATACAGGAATCGGTCTCGCTCTCGTTGCAGCGGCTAAAGGATACAAAGCGATTCTTGTGATGCCAGAGACAATGAGCGTTGAGCGTCGCAACTTGCTGCGCGCTTACGGAGCTGAGTTGGTCTTAACTCCGGGTGCTGAAGGCATGAACGGTGCTGTACGCAAAGCGGAGGAGTTGGCGGCTGAGAACCCTAACTACTTTATGCCACAACAATTTAAAAATGCAGCAAACCCTAAGGTCCACATTGAAACGACAGGTCCAGAAATCGTCGAAGCGATTCAATCCCTCGATGGCAAGCTGGATGCGTTTGTAGCAGGTATCGGTACAGGCGGTACGATTTCTGGTGCTGGTGAAGTGTTGAAGAGCAACTTCCCAGGCCTGCGCGTTGTAGCCGTTGAGCCAGCCGCTTCGCCTATCCTGTCCGGCGGCCAGCCAGGACCGCACAAGATTCAAGGTATTGGTGCTAACTTCGTACCTGAAATTTTGAACCGTGAAATTTATGATCAAATTATTCCGGTTGAAAATGAGGTTGCTTTCGAGGTTGCACGCGCAGTGGCGAAGGTAGAAGGTTTGCTCGTTGGTATTTCTTCCGGCGCAGCTATCCACGCTGCCCTGCAAGTCGCGAAAGAGCTTGGCGCAGGCAAGCGCGTCGTCGCTATCGTGCCGAGCAATGGCGAACGTTACTTGAGTACGCCGCTGTTCAATTTCGACAACTAA